The following coding sequences are from one Coregonus clupeaformis isolate EN_2021a unplaced genomic scaffold, ASM2061545v1 scaf1471, whole genome shotgun sequence window:
- the LOC123481244 gene encoding ataxin-7-like protein 3 isoform X4: protein MKMEDMSLSGLDNTKLEALAQDIYSDLVEDACLGLCFEVHRAVKQGYFFLDDTDQESMKDFEIVDQPGVDIFGQVYNQWKNKECVCPNCNRSIAASRFAPHLEKCLGMGRNSSRIANRRIASSNNMNNKSESDQEDNDDVNDNDWSYGSEKKAKKRKSDKNPNSPRRSKSLKHKNVG, encoded by the exons atgaaaATGGAGGATATGTCTCTGTCGGGCCTGGACAACACCAAGCTAGAG GCCTTGGCTCAGGACATCTACTCAGACCTGGTGGAGGACGCCTGTTTGGGCCTGTGTTTCGAAGTGCATCGTGCTGTCAAACAGGGCTACTTCTTCCTGGATGACACTGACCAAGAGAGCATGAAGGACTTCG AAATCGTTGACCAACCAGGAGTGGATATTTTCGGGCAAGTATACAATCAGTGGAAGaacaaggagtgtgtgtgtcccaaCTGCAACCGGAGCATTGCTGCGTCCCGCTTTGCCCCTCATCTAGAGAAATGCCTGGGCATGGGGCGCAACAGCAGCCGCATCGCCAACCGCAG AATAGCAAGCAGTAACAACATGAACAACAAATCGGAGAGTGATCAGGAAGACAATGATGACGTCAATGACAATGACTGGTCATATGGCTCAGAAAAAAAAG CTAAGAAGAGAAAGTCAGATAAG aatccAAATTCACCCAGAAGATCAAAATCTCTAAAGCATAAAAATG TTGGCTGA
- the LOC121568885 gene encoding nucleolar transcription factor 1-A isoform X3, translating into MNGEMDPSTKDQGEIIVNQREIIVVNQVWTQDDLLNLLEAMKVNLPQKDLAKYKTSESHLDWEKVAFNSFTGEMCKQKWNEVSKVIRKFRTLTELIFDAQDFIKNPYKGKKLKKHPDFPKKPLTPYFRFFIEKRAKYAKLHPEMSNLDLTKILSMKYRGLPDKKKKKYLEDFQKDKETFGHSMSKFREDHPDLVESMAKKGSNVPEKPRTPQQLWYSHEKKAFLKTHADATTKDIKDSLGKQWTQLSDKKRLKWIAKSLEMHKAYEEVMKGFIETHPELNMSNEDIVKSTLTKAERHLKDKSDGRPDKPPPNGYSMFCAELMSSMKDVPSTERMVMCSQQWKLLKQNEKDAYQKRCEQRKKEYEVEMNRFLCSISEEEQQRVLGEQKMIGFKKGSGGSKKKSRAKEKYKRLETVLKAESVKKGQEERSRLPDTPKTAQDIWQQSVIGDYLARFKNDRPKAQKAMEATWNTMEKKEKIMWIKKAAEDQKRYERELSEMRSPATIIASGKKMKFDGEPKKPPSNGYQKFSQEMLSNGELNHLPMKERMGEIGGRWQRQPQKEKDRYKKIAEEKQKLYKVELERWLASLSSQERNTYKEYNSQKRKTPAKPGGTAAKVKAKVTKKSDTEDEDDDDEEEEKEAASSDNDSSSAEDSEEEDDDDDDDNNEEDDDDDEEAEDKENKSEGSSSSDSSSVATSDSDSD; encoded by the exons ATGAATGGAGAAATGGACCCGTCCACTAAAGACCAAGGTGAGATCATAGTCAATCAACGTGAGATCATAGTAGTCAATCAAG TGTGGACGCAGGACGACCTTTTGAATCTGCTAGAGGCCATGAAAGTCAATCTTCCCCAGAAGGACCTGGCCAAGTACAAGACGTCGGAGTCCCATCTGGACTGGGAGAAGGTGGCCTTCAACTCATTCACAGGAGAGATGTGCAAACAGAAGTGGAACGAGGTCTCCAAAGTG ATCCGTAAATTCCGCACATTAACAGAGCTGATTTTCGATGCCCAAGACTTCATCAAGAACCCGTATAAGGGCAAGAAGCTGAAG AAGCATCCAGATTTCCCCAAAAAGCCCCTGACGCCATATTTCCGCTTCTTCATTGAGAAGAGGGCCAAGTATGCCAAGCTGCACCCTGAGATGAGCAACCTAGACCTCACCAAGATCCTCTCCATGAAATACAGAGGGCTGCCTGACAAAAAGAAG AAAAAATATCTAGAAGACTTCCAGAAAGACAAAGAAACGTTTGGGCACAGCATGTCAAAGTTCAG GGAGGACCATCCCGACCTGGTGGAGAGCATGGCAAAGAAAGGTTCTAATGTACCAGAGAAACCCAGGACGCCTCAGCAGCTATGGTACAGCCACGAGAAGAAGGCCTTCCTCAAAACGCATGCAGAC GCGACCACCAAAGACATTAAAGATAGTCTTGGGAAGCAGTGGACACAGCTGTCAGACAAAAAGAGACTCAAGTGGATTGCTAAGTCCCTGGAGATGCACAAAGCATATGAG GAGGTGATGAAGGGCTTCATTGAGACGCACCCAGAGCTCAACATGAGCAACGAGGACATCGTCAAGTCCACCCTCACCAAGGCTGAGAGACATCTGAAGGACAAATCTGATGGCAGGCCGGACAAACCACCTCC GAATGGTTACTCCATGTTCTGTGCTGAGTTgatgtccagtatgaaggacgtGCCCAGTACAGAGCGCATGGTCATGTGCAGCCAGCAGTGGAAGCTGCTGAAACAGAACGAGAAGGACGCCTACCAGAAACGCTGCGAGCAG AGAAAGAAAGAATACGAAGTCGAGATGAACCGGTTTCTTTGT AGTATATCAGAGGAGGAGCAGCAGCGTGTGCTGGGGGAGCAGAAGATGATTGGCTTTAAGAAGGGCAGCGGGGGAAGCAAAAAGAAGAGCAGAGCAAAG GAGAAGTACAAGCGTCTTGAGACGGTCCTGAAGGCAGAGTCTGTGAAGAAGGGACAAGAGGAGCGCAGCCGGCTGCCAGACACCCCCAAGACTGCACAGGACATCTGGCAGCAGAGCGTCATAGGAGACTACCTGGCCAGGTTCAAG AACGACCGGCCAAAAGCCCAGAAAGCCATGGAAGCCACTTGGAACACcatggagaagaaggagaagatcaTGTGGATCAAGAAGGCAGCTGAGGACCAGAAACGATATGAG AGGGAACTGAGTGAGATGCGCTCTCCTGCCACCATCATTGCCTCAGGGAAGAAGATGAAATTTGACGGTGAACCCAAGAAACCCCCATC GAATGGCTACCAGAAGTTCTCTCAGGAGATGCTGTCCAACGGGGAGCTGAACCACCTCCCTATGAAGGAGCGCATGGGGGAGATCGGGGGCCGCTGGCAGAGGCAGCCGCAGAAGGAGAAGGACCGCTACAAGAAGATCGCTGAGGAGAAACAGAAGCTGTACAAAGTAGAGCTGGAGCGGTGGCTAGCG AGCTTGTCCTCACAAGAAAGAAACACGTACAAGGAGTACAACTCACAA AAAAGAAAAACCCCAGCAAAACCAGGAGGCACTGCAGCCAAAGTTAAGGCCAAGGTAACCAAGAAGTCG GACacagaggatgaggatgatgatgatgaggaggaagagaaggaggctGCCTCATCAGATAACGATTCATCCAGTGCAGAGGACAGTGAGGAGGAAGACGACGACGATGATGACGACAAT AATGAGGAAGACGATGATGACGATGAGGAGGCGGAGGATAAGGAGAACAAGTCAGAGGGGAGTAGCAGCAGTGATTCGAGCTCAGTGGCGACGTCGGACTCTGATTCAGACTGA
- the LOC121568885 gene encoding nucleolar transcription factor 1 isoform X1, translating into MNGEMDPSTKDQGEIIVNQREIIVVNQVWTQDDLLNLLEAMKVNLPQKDLAKYKTSESHLDWEKVAFNSFTGEMCKQKWNEVSKVIRKFRTLTELIFDAQDFIKNPYKGKKLKKHPDFPKKPLTPYFRFFIEKRAKYAKLHPEMSNLDLTKILSMKYRGLPDKKKKKYLEDFQKDKETFGHSMSKFREDHPDLVESMAKKGSNVPEKPRTPQQLWYSHEKKAFLKTHADATTKDIKDSLGKQWTQLSDKKRLKWIAKSLEMHKAYEEVMKGFIETHPELNMSNEDIVKSTLTKAERHLKDKSDGRPDKPPPNGYSMFCAELMSSMKDVPSTERMVMCSQQWKLLKQNEKDAYQKRCEQRKKEYEVEMNRFLCSISEEEQQRVLGEQKMIGFKKGSGGSKKKSRAKPSPEKPKRPISAMFIFSEEKRPKLQQERPDLSDSELTRLLARMWNELSDKKKEKYKRLETVLKAESVKKGQEERSRLPDTPKTAQDIWQQSVIGDYLARFKNDRPKAQKAMEATWNTMEKKEKIMWIKKAAEDQKRYERELSEMRSPATIIASGKKMKFDGEPKKPPSNGYQKFSQEMLSNGELNHLPMKERMGEIGGRWQRQPQKEKDRYKKIAEEKQKLYKVELERWLASLSSQERNTYKEYNSQKRKTPAKPGGTAAKVKAKVTKKSDTEDEDDDDEEEEKEAASSDNDSSSAEDSEEEDDDDDDDNNEEDDDDDEEAEDKENKSEGSSSSDSSSVATSDSDSD; encoded by the exons ATGAATGGAGAAATGGACCCGTCCACTAAAGACCAAGGTGAGATCATAGTCAATCAACGTGAGATCATAGTAGTCAATCAAG TGTGGACGCAGGACGACCTTTTGAATCTGCTAGAGGCCATGAAAGTCAATCTTCCCCAGAAGGACCTGGCCAAGTACAAGACGTCGGAGTCCCATCTGGACTGGGAGAAGGTGGCCTTCAACTCATTCACAGGAGAGATGTGCAAACAGAAGTGGAACGAGGTCTCCAAAGTG ATCCGTAAATTCCGCACATTAACAGAGCTGATTTTCGATGCCCAAGACTTCATCAAGAACCCGTATAAGGGCAAGAAGCTGAAG AAGCATCCAGATTTCCCCAAAAAGCCCCTGACGCCATATTTCCGCTTCTTCATTGAGAAGAGGGCCAAGTATGCCAAGCTGCACCCTGAGATGAGCAACCTAGACCTCACCAAGATCCTCTCCATGAAATACAGAGGGCTGCCTGACAAAAAGAAG AAAAAATATCTAGAAGACTTCCAGAAAGACAAAGAAACGTTTGGGCACAGCATGTCAAAGTTCAG GGAGGACCATCCCGACCTGGTGGAGAGCATGGCAAAGAAAGGTTCTAATGTACCAGAGAAACCCAGGACGCCTCAGCAGCTATGGTACAGCCACGAGAAGAAGGCCTTCCTCAAAACGCATGCAGAC GCGACCACCAAAGACATTAAAGATAGTCTTGGGAAGCAGTGGACACAGCTGTCAGACAAAAAGAGACTCAAGTGGATTGCTAAGTCCCTGGAGATGCACAAAGCATATGAG GAGGTGATGAAGGGCTTCATTGAGACGCACCCAGAGCTCAACATGAGCAACGAGGACATCGTCAAGTCCACCCTCACCAAGGCTGAGAGACATCTGAAGGACAAATCTGATGGCAGGCCGGACAAACCACCTCC GAATGGTTACTCCATGTTCTGTGCTGAGTTgatgtccagtatgaaggacgtGCCCAGTACAGAGCGCATGGTCATGTGCAGCCAGCAGTGGAAGCTGCTGAAACAGAACGAGAAGGACGCCTACCAGAAACGCTGCGAGCAG AGAAAGAAAGAATACGAAGTCGAGATGAACCGGTTTCTTTGT AGTATATCAGAGGAGGAGCAGCAGCGTGTGCTGGGGGAGCAGAAGATGATTGGCTTTAAGAAGGGCAGCGGGGGAAGCAAAAAGAAGAGCAGAGCAAAG CCTAGTCCAGAGAAGCCCAAAAGGCCCATCTCGGCCATGTTCATCTTCTCTGAAGAGAAACGGCCCAAGCTGCAGCAGGAGCGACCAGACCTGTCTGACAGTGAGCTCACCAGGCTGCTGGCACGCATGTGGAACGAGCTCTCAGATAAGAAGAAG GAGAAGTACAAGCGTCTTGAGACGGTCCTGAAGGCAGAGTCTGTGAAGAAGGGACAAGAGGAGCGCAGCCGGCTGCCAGACACCCCCAAGACTGCACAGGACATCTGGCAGCAGAGCGTCATAGGAGACTACCTGGCCAGGTTCAAG AACGACCGGCCAAAAGCCCAGAAAGCCATGGAAGCCACTTGGAACACcatggagaagaaggagaagatcaTGTGGATCAAGAAGGCAGCTGAGGACCAGAAACGATATGAG AGGGAACTGAGTGAGATGCGCTCTCCTGCCACCATCATTGCCTCAGGGAAGAAGATGAAATTTGACGGTGAACCCAAGAAACCCCCATC GAATGGCTACCAGAAGTTCTCTCAGGAGATGCTGTCCAACGGGGAGCTGAACCACCTCCCTATGAAGGAGCGCATGGGGGAGATCGGGGGCCGCTGGCAGAGGCAGCCGCAGAAGGAGAAGGACCGCTACAAGAAGATCGCTGAGGAGAAACAGAAGCTGTACAAAGTAGAGCTGGAGCGGTGGCTAGCG AGCTTGTCCTCACAAGAAAGAAACACGTACAAGGAGTACAACTCACAA AAAAGAAAAACCCCAGCAAAACCAGGAGGCACTGCAGCCAAAGTTAAGGCCAAGGTAACCAAGAAGTCG GACacagaggatgaggatgatgatgatgaggaggaagagaaggaggctGCCTCATCAGATAACGATTCATCCAGTGCAGAGGACAGTGAGGAGGAAGACGACGACGATGATGACGACAAT AATGAGGAAGACGATGATGACGATGAGGAGGCGGAGGATAAGGAGAACAAGTCAGAGGGGAGTAGCAGCAGTGATTCGAGCTCAGTGGCGACGTCGGACTCTGATTCAGACTGA
- the LOC121568885 gene encoding nucleolar transcription factor 1 isoform X2, whose amino-acid sequence MNGEMDPSTKDQVWTQDDLLNLLEAMKVNLPQKDLAKYKTSESHLDWEKVAFNSFTGEMCKQKWNEVSKVIRKFRTLTELIFDAQDFIKNPYKGKKLKKHPDFPKKPLTPYFRFFIEKRAKYAKLHPEMSNLDLTKILSMKYRGLPDKKKKKYLEDFQKDKETFGHSMSKFREDHPDLVESMAKKGSNVPEKPRTPQQLWYSHEKKAFLKTHADATTKDIKDSLGKQWTQLSDKKRLKWIAKSLEMHKAYEEVMKGFIETHPELNMSNEDIVKSTLTKAERHLKDKSDGRPDKPPPNGYSMFCAELMSSMKDVPSTERMVMCSQQWKLLKQNEKDAYQKRCEQRKKEYEVEMNRFLCSISEEEQQRVLGEQKMIGFKKGSGGSKKKSRAKPSPEKPKRPISAMFIFSEEKRPKLQQERPDLSDSELTRLLARMWNELSDKKKEKYKRLETVLKAESVKKGQEERSRLPDTPKTAQDIWQQSVIGDYLARFKNDRPKAQKAMEATWNTMEKKEKIMWIKKAAEDQKRYERELSEMRSPATIIASGKKMKFDGEPKKPPSNGYQKFSQEMLSNGELNHLPMKERMGEIGGRWQRQPQKEKDRYKKIAEEKQKLYKVELERWLASLSSQERNTYKEYNSQKRKTPAKPGGTAAKVKAKVTKKSDTEDEDDDDEEEEKEAASSDNDSSSAEDSEEEDDDDDDDNNEEDDDDDEEAEDKENKSEGSSSSDSSSVATSDSDSD is encoded by the exons ATGAATGGAGAAATGGACCCGTCCACTAAAGACCAAG TGTGGACGCAGGACGACCTTTTGAATCTGCTAGAGGCCATGAAAGTCAATCTTCCCCAGAAGGACCTGGCCAAGTACAAGACGTCGGAGTCCCATCTGGACTGGGAGAAGGTGGCCTTCAACTCATTCACAGGAGAGATGTGCAAACAGAAGTGGAACGAGGTCTCCAAAGTG ATCCGTAAATTCCGCACATTAACAGAGCTGATTTTCGATGCCCAAGACTTCATCAAGAACCCGTATAAGGGCAAGAAGCTGAAG AAGCATCCAGATTTCCCCAAAAAGCCCCTGACGCCATATTTCCGCTTCTTCATTGAGAAGAGGGCCAAGTATGCCAAGCTGCACCCTGAGATGAGCAACCTAGACCTCACCAAGATCCTCTCCATGAAATACAGAGGGCTGCCTGACAAAAAGAAG AAAAAATATCTAGAAGACTTCCAGAAAGACAAAGAAACGTTTGGGCACAGCATGTCAAAGTTCAG GGAGGACCATCCCGACCTGGTGGAGAGCATGGCAAAGAAAGGTTCTAATGTACCAGAGAAACCCAGGACGCCTCAGCAGCTATGGTACAGCCACGAGAAGAAGGCCTTCCTCAAAACGCATGCAGAC GCGACCACCAAAGACATTAAAGATAGTCTTGGGAAGCAGTGGACACAGCTGTCAGACAAAAAGAGACTCAAGTGGATTGCTAAGTCCCTGGAGATGCACAAAGCATATGAG GAGGTGATGAAGGGCTTCATTGAGACGCACCCAGAGCTCAACATGAGCAACGAGGACATCGTCAAGTCCACCCTCACCAAGGCTGAGAGACATCTGAAGGACAAATCTGATGGCAGGCCGGACAAACCACCTCC GAATGGTTACTCCATGTTCTGTGCTGAGTTgatgtccagtatgaaggacgtGCCCAGTACAGAGCGCATGGTCATGTGCAGCCAGCAGTGGAAGCTGCTGAAACAGAACGAGAAGGACGCCTACCAGAAACGCTGCGAGCAG AGAAAGAAAGAATACGAAGTCGAGATGAACCGGTTTCTTTGT AGTATATCAGAGGAGGAGCAGCAGCGTGTGCTGGGGGAGCAGAAGATGATTGGCTTTAAGAAGGGCAGCGGGGGAAGCAAAAAGAAGAGCAGAGCAAAG CCTAGTCCAGAGAAGCCCAAAAGGCCCATCTCGGCCATGTTCATCTTCTCTGAAGAGAAACGGCCCAAGCTGCAGCAGGAGCGACCAGACCTGTCTGACAGTGAGCTCACCAGGCTGCTGGCACGCATGTGGAACGAGCTCTCAGATAAGAAGAAG GAGAAGTACAAGCGTCTTGAGACGGTCCTGAAGGCAGAGTCTGTGAAGAAGGGACAAGAGGAGCGCAGCCGGCTGCCAGACACCCCCAAGACTGCACAGGACATCTGGCAGCAGAGCGTCATAGGAGACTACCTGGCCAGGTTCAAG AACGACCGGCCAAAAGCCCAGAAAGCCATGGAAGCCACTTGGAACACcatggagaagaaggagaagatcaTGTGGATCAAGAAGGCAGCTGAGGACCAGAAACGATATGAG AGGGAACTGAGTGAGATGCGCTCTCCTGCCACCATCATTGCCTCAGGGAAGAAGATGAAATTTGACGGTGAACCCAAGAAACCCCCATC GAATGGCTACCAGAAGTTCTCTCAGGAGATGCTGTCCAACGGGGAGCTGAACCACCTCCCTATGAAGGAGCGCATGGGGGAGATCGGGGGCCGCTGGCAGAGGCAGCCGCAGAAGGAGAAGGACCGCTACAAGAAGATCGCTGAGGAGAAACAGAAGCTGTACAAAGTAGAGCTGGAGCGGTGGCTAGCG AGCTTGTCCTCACAAGAAAGAAACACGTACAAGGAGTACAACTCACAA AAAAGAAAAACCCCAGCAAAACCAGGAGGCACTGCAGCCAAAGTTAAGGCCAAGGTAACCAAGAAGTCG GACacagaggatgaggatgatgatgatgaggaggaagagaaggaggctGCCTCATCAGATAACGATTCATCCAGTGCAGAGGACAGTGAGGAGGAAGACGACGACGATGATGACGACAAT AATGAGGAAGACGATGATGACGATGAGGAGGCGGAGGATAAGGAGAACAAGTCAGAGGGGAGTAGCAGCAGTGATTCGAGCTCAGTGGCGACGTCGGACTCTGATTCAGACTGA
- the LOC123481244 gene encoding ataxin-7-like protein 3 isoform X3: MKMEDMSLSGLDNTKLEALAQDIYSDLVEDACLGLCFEVHRAVKQGYFFLDDTDQESMKDFEIVDQPGVDIFGQVYNQWKNKECVCPNCNRSIAASRFAPHLEKCLGMGRNSSRIANRRIASSNNMNNKSESDQEDNDDVNDNDWSYGSEKKAKKRKSDKNPNSPRRSKSLKHKNALLGPKPCVADQEAPCVLLRDDALPQ, translated from the exons atgaaaATGGAGGATATGTCTCTGTCGGGCCTGGACAACACCAAGCTAGAG GCCTTGGCTCAGGACATCTACTCAGACCTGGTGGAGGACGCCTGTTTGGGCCTGTGTTTCGAAGTGCATCGTGCTGTCAAACAGGGCTACTTCTTCCTGGATGACACTGACCAAGAGAGCATGAAGGACTTCG AAATCGTTGACCAACCAGGAGTGGATATTTTCGGGCAAGTATACAATCAGTGGAAGaacaaggagtgtgtgtgtcccaaCTGCAACCGGAGCATTGCTGCGTCCCGCTTTGCCCCTCATCTAGAGAAATGCCTGGGCATGGGGCGCAACAGCAGCCGCATCGCCAACCGCAG AATAGCAAGCAGTAACAACATGAACAACAAATCGGAGAGTGATCAGGAAGACAATGATGACGTCAATGACAATGACTGGTCATATGGCTCAGAAAAAAAAG CTAAGAAGAGAAAGTCAGATAAG aatccAAATTCACCCAGAAGATCAAAATCTCTAAAGCATAAAAATG CATTGCTGGGACCAAAGCCTTGTGTTGCAGATCAGGAAGCTCCATGCGTGCTGTTGAGAGATGATGCACTTCCTCAGTGA